One Pyxicephalus adspersus chromosome 3, UCB_Pads_2.0, whole genome shotgun sequence genomic window carries:
- the RETREG3 gene encoding reticulophagy regulator 3 isoform X1, with product MAQRAEEEDESSGLRRARSSGGRGLAARDRDEQVRAVQETLLGTLGSYEPLITYLQAVLVWERPRHSALLHLGLNAAFWFFALTSLRIVFLAAFGLMIVICVDQWKNKIWPDLGAARSSEMDNDGWGYVHPRLLSVPELCHHAAEIWVRLANFRRNLLLFKAENPGKYCLLVCGFLTFLAVLGGYIPGIVLSYLLLLFILLWPLAIYHRLGQRVYQKLEPTLQRLDFSVRGYMMSKQKERQLHGRALPPSDGSDSEEELAAFCPTLDDSAVAKELTISDSEHSDADVSYTENGTFNLSRGQTPLTEGSEDLDRHSDPEESFARDLPDFPSINPETVGIDDEDDTSIGLPLPASHPRMSSDQLYDEQESSESEIPLALGAQQLKDNLTNLVTRGMIQMALAGVTQQASGFLENTRPKTYQRNSSSEMDTDAEADDFELLDQSELSQMDPSNSRGQQ from the exons ATGGCGCAGAGAGCGGAGGAAGAGGATGAGAGCTCGGGGCTGAGGAGAGCGAGGAGCAGCGGAGGACGGGGCCTGGCTGCCCGGGATAGAGATGAACAGGTCCGGGCTGTGCAGGAAACCTTACTGGGGACCCTGGGGAGCTACGAACCGCTCATCACCTACCTACAGGCCGTACTGGTGTGGGAGAGACCCCGGCACAGCGCCCTGCTACACCTCGGCCTCAACGCTGCCTTCTG GTTCTTTGCTTTGACGTCGCTCAGAATTGTATTTCTGGCAGCATTTGGTCTGATGATCGTTATTTGCGTGGATCAGTGGAAGAACAAAATCTGGCCAGATTTGGGAG CTGCAAGATCCAGTGAGATGGACAATGATGG CTGGGGGTATGTGCATCCGAGGCTGCTCAGCGTTCCTGAGTTATGCCATCATGCAGCTGAAATCTGGGTCAGGCTAGCAAATTTCAGAAGAAACCTCCTACTGTTTAAGGCTGAAAATCCAGGGAAG tACTGTCTCTTGGTTTGTGGATTCCTAACCTTCCTGGCTGTCCTGGGTGGATACATTCCTGGTATTGTGCTCTCCTATCTGCTGT TGCTTTTCATCTTGCTGTGGCCTCTGGCAATATATCACCGTCTGGGACAGCGTGTTTACCAGAAACTGGAGCCGACCCTGCAGCGGTTGGACTTTAGTGTTCGTGGATATATGATGTCCAAGCAGAAGGAGAGGCAAT TGCATGGTCGTGCTCTTCCTCCCAGCGATGGAAGTGACAGCGAAGAAGAGTTGGCTGCATTTTGTCCTACG CTGGATGATTCTGCAGTTGCAAAAGAACTCACTATATCTGATTCTGAACATTCGGATGCAGATGTTTCCTACACTGAAAATGGGACTTTTAATTTATCCAGGGGCCAGACGCCTCTAACAGAAGGATCAGAGG ATCTGGACCGCCACAGTGACCCAGAAGAATCTTTTGCACGTGATCTTCCTGATTTCCCCTCTATCAACCCTGAGACAGTGGGAATAGATGATGAAGATGACACCAGCATTGGGCTGCCCCTTCCAGCCAGTCATCCTCGTATGTCCTCCGACCAGCTATATGATGAGCAGGAGTCCTCAGAGTCTGAAATACCACTAGCGCTCGGTGCTCAGCAGCTGAAAGACAACCTTACCAACCTAGTCACAAGAGGGATGATACAAATGGCATTGGCAGGAGTCACCCAGCAAGCTTCAGGCTTTTTGGAAAACACAAGACCCAAAACATATCAGAGAAACTCGAGCTCTGAAATGGACACCGATGCAGAAGCTGATGACTTTGAGCTACTGGACCAATCCGAGTTAAGCCAGATGGATCCAAGCAATTCACGTGGCCAACAGTAA
- the RETREG3 gene encoding reticulophagy regulator 3 isoform X3, with the protein MGSGFVIEENYSCQITPVRFFALTSLRIVFLAAFGLMIVICVDQWKNKIWPDLGAARSSEMDNDGWGYVHPRLLSVPELCHHAAEIWVRLANFRRNLLLFKAENPGKYCLLVCGFLTFLAVLGGYIPGIVLSYLLLLFILLWPLAIYHRLGQRVYQKLEPTLQRLDFSVRGYMMSKQKERQLHGRALPPSDGSDSEEELAAFCPTLDDSAVAKELTISDSEHSDADVSYTENGTFNLSRGQTPLTEGSEDLDRHSDPEESFARDLPDFPSINPETVGIDDEDDTSIGLPLPASHPRMSSDQLYDEQESSESEIPLALGAQQLKDNLTNLVTRGMIQMALAGVTQQASGFLENTRPKTYQRNSSSEMDTDAEADDFELLDQSELSQMDPSNSRGQQ; encoded by the exons atg gGTTCAGGATTTGTAATAGAAGAGAATTATAGCTGCCAGATCACTCCTGTGAG GTTCTTTGCTTTGACGTCGCTCAGAATTGTATTTCTGGCAGCATTTGGTCTGATGATCGTTATTTGCGTGGATCAGTGGAAGAACAAAATCTGGCCAGATTTGGGAG CTGCAAGATCCAGTGAGATGGACAATGATGG CTGGGGGTATGTGCATCCGAGGCTGCTCAGCGTTCCTGAGTTATGCCATCATGCAGCTGAAATCTGGGTCAGGCTAGCAAATTTCAGAAGAAACCTCCTACTGTTTAAGGCTGAAAATCCAGGGAAG tACTGTCTCTTGGTTTGTGGATTCCTAACCTTCCTGGCTGTCCTGGGTGGATACATTCCTGGTATTGTGCTCTCCTATCTGCTGT TGCTTTTCATCTTGCTGTGGCCTCTGGCAATATATCACCGTCTGGGACAGCGTGTTTACCAGAAACTGGAGCCGACCCTGCAGCGGTTGGACTTTAGTGTTCGTGGATATATGATGTCCAAGCAGAAGGAGAGGCAAT TGCATGGTCGTGCTCTTCCTCCCAGCGATGGAAGTGACAGCGAAGAAGAGTTGGCTGCATTTTGTCCTACG CTGGATGATTCTGCAGTTGCAAAAGAACTCACTATATCTGATTCTGAACATTCGGATGCAGATGTTTCCTACACTGAAAATGGGACTTTTAATTTATCCAGGGGCCAGACGCCTCTAACAGAAGGATCAGAGG ATCTGGACCGCCACAGTGACCCAGAAGAATCTTTTGCACGTGATCTTCCTGATTTCCCCTCTATCAACCCTGAGACAGTGGGAATAGATGATGAAGATGACACCAGCATTGGGCTGCCCCTTCCAGCCAGTCATCCTCGTATGTCCTCCGACCAGCTATATGATGAGCAGGAGTCCTCAGAGTCTGAAATACCACTAGCGCTCGGTGCTCAGCAGCTGAAAGACAACCTTACCAACCTAGTCACAAGAGGGATGATACAAATGGCATTGGCAGGAGTCACCCAGCAAGCTTCAGGCTTTTTGGAAAACACAAGACCCAAAACATATCAGAGAAACTCGAGCTCTGAAATGGACACCGATGCAGAAGCTGATGACTTTGAGCTACTGGACCAATCCGAGTTAAGCCAGATGGATCCAAGCAATTCACGTGGCCAACAGTAA
- the RETREG3 gene encoding reticulophagy regulator 3 isoform X2, translating to MCNFNLITAITASLFTFLQGSGFVIEENYSCQITPVRFFALTSLRIVFLAAFGLMIVICVDQWKNKIWPDLGAARSSEMDNDGWGYVHPRLLSVPELCHHAAEIWVRLANFRRNLLLFKAENPGKYCLLVCGFLTFLAVLGGYIPGIVLSYLLLLFILLWPLAIYHRLGQRVYQKLEPTLQRLDFSVRGYMMSKQKERQLHGRALPPSDGSDSEEELAAFCPTLDDSAVAKELTISDSEHSDADVSYTENGTFNLSRGQTPLTEGSEDLDRHSDPEESFARDLPDFPSINPETVGIDDEDDTSIGLPLPASHPRMSSDQLYDEQESSESEIPLALGAQQLKDNLTNLVTRGMIQMALAGVTQQASGFLENTRPKTYQRNSSSEMDTDAEADDFELLDQSELSQMDPSNSRGQQ from the exons ATGTGTAACTTTAACCTTATTACTGCAATAACTGctagtttgtttacatttttgcaggGTTCAGGATTTGTAATAGAAGAGAATTATAGCTGCCAGATCACTCCTGTGAG GTTCTTTGCTTTGACGTCGCTCAGAATTGTATTTCTGGCAGCATTTGGTCTGATGATCGTTATTTGCGTGGATCAGTGGAAGAACAAAATCTGGCCAGATTTGGGAG CTGCAAGATCCAGTGAGATGGACAATGATGG CTGGGGGTATGTGCATCCGAGGCTGCTCAGCGTTCCTGAGTTATGCCATCATGCAGCTGAAATCTGGGTCAGGCTAGCAAATTTCAGAAGAAACCTCCTACTGTTTAAGGCTGAAAATCCAGGGAAG tACTGTCTCTTGGTTTGTGGATTCCTAACCTTCCTGGCTGTCCTGGGTGGATACATTCCTGGTATTGTGCTCTCCTATCTGCTGT TGCTTTTCATCTTGCTGTGGCCTCTGGCAATATATCACCGTCTGGGACAGCGTGTTTACCAGAAACTGGAGCCGACCCTGCAGCGGTTGGACTTTAGTGTTCGTGGATATATGATGTCCAAGCAGAAGGAGAGGCAAT TGCATGGTCGTGCTCTTCCTCCCAGCGATGGAAGTGACAGCGAAGAAGAGTTGGCTGCATTTTGTCCTACG CTGGATGATTCTGCAGTTGCAAAAGAACTCACTATATCTGATTCTGAACATTCGGATGCAGATGTTTCCTACACTGAAAATGGGACTTTTAATTTATCCAGGGGCCAGACGCCTCTAACAGAAGGATCAGAGG ATCTGGACCGCCACAGTGACCCAGAAGAATCTTTTGCACGTGATCTTCCTGATTTCCCCTCTATCAACCCTGAGACAGTGGGAATAGATGATGAAGATGACACCAGCATTGGGCTGCCCCTTCCAGCCAGTCATCCTCGTATGTCCTCCGACCAGCTATATGATGAGCAGGAGTCCTCAGAGTCTGAAATACCACTAGCGCTCGGTGCTCAGCAGCTGAAAGACAACCTTACCAACCTAGTCACAAGAGGGATGATACAAATGGCATTGGCAGGAGTCACCCAGCAAGCTTCAGGCTTTTTGGAAAACACAAGACCCAAAACATATCAGAGAAACTCGAGCTCTGAAATGGACACCGATGCAGAAGCTGATGACTTTGAGCTACTGGACCAATCCGAGTTAAGCCAGATGGATCCAAGCAATTCACGTGGCCAACAGTAA